One genomic region from Rhizomicrobium palustre encodes:
- a CDS encoding sialidase family protein, protein MLRGVIFAATLLLSVPALAGDAPYTVAPHLFDVSRPDDLGLKPAAGTQTITIYSPTAGGETYVNGVVLFGFKNKLYAQWQTSQKDEDSTDTHVVYAVSEDGLHWSAPRILADVGKTIRTSGGWGSDGKILTAYINIWNSDFHTGGRAFAITSEDGEHWSKPKPVTGADGKPIDGVIEQDPHSLPNGRILAAFHLQPGVKLAPYYTDDRSGLTGWVRGKMANLPHEGLAKENLESRELEPSFFLRPDGCAVLVMRDQADSFRQLASQSCDGGRSWTTPVLTAMPDSRAKQSAGNLSDGTAFLVNAPSGTKLRSPLALSLSKDGTHFDRAILLRAGPPPEIHFPGLYKRPGYHYPKSLVWRDALYVGYASGKEVVEMSRIPLSALR, encoded by the coding sequence ATGCTGCGCGGTGTGATCTTCGCGGCCACGCTGTTGTTGTCTGTGCCCGCGCTGGCCGGGGACGCGCCTTACACCGTTGCGCCGCATCTCTTCGATGTGTCGCGTCCCGACGATCTCGGCTTGAAACCCGCAGCTGGCACGCAAACCATCACCATCTACAGCCCCACAGCGGGCGGCGAGACCTATGTCAACGGCGTGGTCCTGTTCGGCTTTAAGAACAAGCTTTACGCCCAATGGCAGACCTCGCAGAAAGACGAAGATTCCACGGACACCCATGTCGTCTATGCGGTGAGTGAGGACGGGCTGCATTGGTCAGCGCCGCGCATCCTCGCCGATGTCGGCAAAACCATCCGCACTTCTGGTGGCTGGGGAAGCGATGGCAAAATACTCACCGCCTATATCAATATCTGGAACAGCGATTTTCACACCGGCGGCAGGGCCTTCGCCATTACCTCAGAAGATGGTGAGCATTGGTCCAAACCGAAACCGGTGACCGGCGCCGATGGAAAACCTATTGATGGCGTGATCGAACAAGACCCGCACTCGCTACCCAATGGCCGCATCCTCGCGGCCTTTCATCTTCAGCCCGGCGTCAAGCTCGCGCCGTACTACACCGATGATCGCAGCGGCCTGACGGGGTGGGTGAGGGGGAAGATGGCAAACCTTCCCCATGAAGGCCTCGCCAAGGAAAATTTGGAAAGCCGCGAACTCGAACCTTCGTTTTTTCTTCGCCCCGATGGCTGCGCCGTGTTGGTGATGCGTGATCAGGCCGACAGTTTCCGCCAGCTCGCGTCCCAGAGCTGCGACGGTGGGCGGAGCTGGACTACACCCGTCCTCACTGCCATGCCCGATAGCCGCGCCAAGCAGAGCGCGGGCAATCTTTCCGATGGTACTGCTTTTCTCGTCAACGCGCCCTCAGGCACCAAGCTTAGAAGTCCGCTGGCCCTCAGCCTCAGCAAGGACGGAACCCATTTCGACCGTGCCATTCTTTTGCGTGCCGGTCCCCCGCCGGAGATCCACTTTCCTGGTCTCTATAAGCGGCCGGGCTATCATTATCCGAAATCCCTGGTTTGGCGGGATGCGCTCTATGTCGGATATGCCAGCGGAAAAGAGGTAGTCGAGATGAGTCGAATCCCGCTCTCCGCGCTGCGCTGA
- a CDS encoding DUF1579 family protein: MLRRSLAIACALVALLVSPAFAAKDALLDHLAGSWVLTGTIGKEATTHDVKAEWVLNDQYLRLSEISREKDAAGKPQYAAEVLLAYDPAKKHYVCFWFDNTVVAATTDGGSATRDGDKLPFVFKSASGDFFNTMTYDAKAGSWTWAMDGEDKGVRQPFARLTLKRP; this comes from the coding sequence ATGTTGCGTCGTTCTCTCGCCATCGCTTGTGCGCTCGTTGCGCTCTTGGTCTCGCCCGCTTTTGCCGCTAAGGATGCGCTGCTTGATCATCTCGCCGGAAGCTGGGTGCTGACGGGCACCATCGGCAAAGAAGCCACCACCCACGACGTCAAAGCCGAATGGGTGCTGAATGATCAGTATTTGCGTCTTAGCGAGATCAGCCGCGAGAAAGACGCCGCCGGTAAGCCGCAATACGCTGCCGAAGTGCTGCTCGCCTATGATCCGGCCAAGAAGCACTATGTCTGCTTCTGGTTCGACAACACGGTTGTTGCGGCGACAACCGATGGCGGGTCTGCCACGCGCGATGGCGACAAGCTGCCTTTCGTCTTCAAAAGCGCCAGCGGTGATTTCTTCAACACCATGACTTACGACGCCAAGGCTGGCAGCTGGACCTGGGCGATGGATGGTGAGGACAAAGGCGTGCGCCAGCCTTTCGCGCGCCTGACCCTGAAGCGGCCGTAA
- a CDS encoding TM2 domain-containing protein has translation MRGQILTYSPETGEGIISGQDGKRYTFRGTEYRGNVLAIRLGMEVDFEVREDGSAAGVIPLPGASGAPIGSQPVYAKSKIAAGLLAIFLGNLGIHKFYLGYTTQGVILLLITLFLWWLIFPLLIVGVIVLIEGIIYLTKTDAQFDEEYVQHKKLWF, from the coding sequence ATGCGGGGCCAAATTCTGACCTACAGTCCGGAAACGGGTGAAGGCATCATCTCGGGCCAGGACGGCAAGCGCTACACCTTCAGGGGCACCGAATATCGCGGCAATGTGCTGGCGATCCGCCTCGGCATGGAAGTCGATTTCGAGGTGCGGGAAGATGGCAGCGCTGCCGGCGTGATCCCCCTGCCTGGTGCAAGCGGGGCGCCCATCGGTTCTCAACCGGTGTATGCCAAATCGAAAATCGCCGCCGGGCTGCTCGCCATATTTCTCGGCAATTTAGGCATCCACAAATTCTATCTCGGCTACACCACCCAAGGTGTGATCCTTCTGCTGATCACCTTGTTCCTCTGGTGGCTGATTTTCCCGCTTCTGATCGTTGGCGTGATCGTCCTGATCGAGGGCATCATCTATCTCACCAAAACCGATGCCCAGTTCGATGAGGAATATGTCCAGCACAAGAAGCTGTGGTTTTGA
- the parC gene encoding DNA topoisomerase IV subunit A, producing the protein MPKTVEPVVDDIRPEPLHSALSERYLAYALSTITQRALPDARDGLKPVHRRLLYAMRLLGLNPSQGFKKCARVVGDVIGKYHPHGDTAVYDAMVRLAQDFAVRYPLVDGQGNFGNVDGDSAAAMRYTEARLTEAAIMLMEGLDEDAVDFRPTYDGSEDEPVVMPAAFPNLLANGSNGIAVGMATSIPPHNLGELCAATIELIKNPGCRDATLLKHIKGPDFPTGGIVVDGPDAIAEAYRTGRGSFRVRARWSREEGARNSYQIVVDQIPYQVQKAKLIERIAELIEQKKVPLLDDVRDESAEDIRIVLIPKTRTVDENVLMEQLFRQSDLETRVPLNMNVLDGGLVPRVMSLRDALQSFINHRRTVLERRTKYRLEKIAARLEVLEGYLAVFLNLDKVIKIIRTEDEPKPVLMKTFTLTENQAEAILNMRLRALRKLEEMQIRGEHKDLSKEQKELKRLLASEELISNKLVDEMKAVDEKLGLKTEIGKRRSKIADRKLVEKVEAIAEEVTAIETAVEREPITIVCSQKGWLRSFKNHIEPSDQVKYREGDRERFWIHAETTDKLMLFSTDGRFFTLDCSKLPSGRGNGEAIRSFIDLAPEADIVTVFTHVPGRKLFLAATTGHGFIVPEDDAVASTKVGKRVMNVKMPGEANVCRFVEGDTVAVVGENKRGLDLQKKLLIFPLAEVPEMAKGQGVYLQRYKDGELLDAITFTWKEGLKAENGKNFGPSDLKDYKAERAQTGRVLPKGWARSGKFG; encoded by the coding sequence ATGCCCAAGACCGTTGAGCCTGTCGTTGACGATATCCGCCCGGAACCGCTGCACTCGGCTTTGAGCGAGCGCTACCTCGCTTATGCCTTGTCCACGATCACCCAGCGCGCCTTGCCGGATGCCCGCGACGGCCTGAAGCCCGTCCATCGCCGTCTGCTCTATGCCATGCGGCTCTTGGGGCTGAACCCGAGCCAGGGCTTCAAGAAGTGCGCCCGCGTGGTCGGTGACGTCATCGGTAAATACCACCCCCATGGTGACACGGCGGTCTATGACGCCATGGTGCGTCTGGCGCAGGACTTCGCCGTCCGCTACCCGCTGGTCGATGGCCAGGGCAATTTCGGCAATGTCGACGGCGATAGCGCGGCCGCCATGCGTTACACCGAAGCCCGCCTGACCGAAGCCGCCATCATGCTGATGGAAGGGCTCGACGAGGACGCGGTGGACTTCCGCCCCACCTATGACGGCTCCGAGGATGAGCCGGTGGTGATGCCCGCCGCTTTCCCGAACCTCCTCGCCAACGGCTCCAACGGTATCGCCGTGGGTATGGCGACCTCGATCCCGCCCCACAATCTGGGTGAGCTCTGCGCCGCAACCATCGAGCTGATCAAGAATCCCGGTTGCCGCGACGCAACCCTGCTCAAGCACATCAAGGGCCCGGACTTTCCGACCGGCGGCATTGTGGTGGATGGCCCGGACGCCATTGCCGAGGCCTATCGCACCGGCCGGGGCTCCTTCCGCGTGCGTGCCCGCTGGTCCAGGGAAGAGGGCGCTCGTAACTCCTATCAGATCGTGGTCGACCAGATTCCCTATCAGGTCCAGAAGGCCAAGCTGATCGAGCGCATTGCCGAGCTGATCGAGCAGAAGAAGGTGCCGCTCTTGGATGACGTGCGGGATGAGTCCGCCGAAGACATCCGCATCGTCCTCATCCCCAAGACCCGCACGGTAGACGAGAACGTCCTGATGGAGCAGCTCTTCCGTCAGTCCGACCTTGAGACCCGCGTGCCGCTCAACATGAACGTGCTGGACGGCGGCTTGGTCCCGCGGGTGATGAGCCTGCGCGATGCCTTGCAGTCCTTCATCAATCACCGCCGCACGGTTCTGGAGCGCCGCACCAAATATCGCCTGGAAAAGATCGCTGCCCGTTTGGAGGTCTTGGAAGGCTATCTCGCGGTCTTCTTGAACCTCGACAAGGTGATCAAGATCATCCGCACCGAGGACGAGCCCAAGCCCGTCCTGATGAAGACTTTCACGCTGACGGAAAACCAGGCCGAAGCCATCCTCAACATGCGTTTGCGCGCCTTGCGCAAGCTCGAGGAAATGCAGATCCGCGGCGAGCACAAAGACCTCTCCAAGGAGCAGAAGGAGCTGAAGCGCCTCCTGGCCTCCGAGGAGCTCATCTCCAACAAGCTGGTCGATGAGATGAAGGCGGTGGACGAAAAGCTCGGCCTCAAGACCGAAATCGGCAAGCGCCGCTCCAAGATCGCTGACCGCAAGCTGGTGGAGAAGGTGGAAGCCATCGCCGAAGAGGTGACGGCCATCGAAACCGCCGTGGAGCGCGAGCCCATCACCATCGTCTGCTCGCAAAAGGGCTGGCTGAGGAGCTTCAAGAACCACATCGAGCCCTCCGATCAGGTGAAGTACCGCGAAGGTGACCGCGAGCGCTTCTGGATTCATGCCGAGACCACCGACAAGCTGATGCTGTTCTCGACGGACGGGCGCTTCTTCACGCTCGATTGCTCCAAGCTTCCGAGCGGGCGCGGCAATGGCGAGGCCATCCGCAGCTTCATCGATCTGGCGCCGGAAGCCGACATCGTCACCGTCTTCACCCATGTGCCGGGCCGCAAGCTCTTCCTTGCCGCCACCACCGGCCATGGCTTCATCGTGCCGGAAGACGATGCCGTTGCCTCCACGAAGGTCGGCAAGCGGGTCATGAATGTGAAGATGCCGGGCGAGGCCAATGTCTGCCGCTTTGTCGAAGGCGACACCGTCGCTGTCGTGGGCGAGAACAAGCGCGGCCTCGACCTGCAAAAGAAGCTGCTGATCTTCCCGCTCGCCGAAGTGCCGGAAATGGCCAAGGGGCAAGGCGTCTATCTGCAGCGCTACAAGGACGGCGAACTTCTCGACGCCATCACCTTCACCTGGAAAGAAGGCCTGAAAGCCGAAAACGGCAAGAACTTCGGCCCTTCCGATCTGAAGGATTACAAAGCCGAACGCGCCCAAACCGGCCGCGTCCTCCCCAAGGGCTGGGCAAGGTCCGGCAAGTTCGGTTGA
- the recO gene encoding DNA repair protein RecO → MEWTDEAIVLSVRQHGESASVLEVLTRDHGRTAGLVRGSRKLKPVMQPGNSVQLVWRARLSEHLGSFAVEPARARAGALMENREALIGLNAFSSLASATLPERAPYYDPVFVAANILLDAMMEDGIAHWGALYVRWEAGLLETLGFGLDLKSCAATGETENLIYVSPKSGRAVSEAAGAPYKGRLFVLPPFLSDPAAQISLEDISVGLALTGHFLLERALRPNGKQMPQARLRLEALAAETGRESK, encoded by the coding sequence ATGGAATGGACTGACGAGGCCATCGTCTTATCCGTCCGCCAGCATGGCGAGAGCGCCAGCGTGCTCGAGGTGCTCACCCGCGATCATGGCCGCACCGCAGGGCTGGTGCGTGGCTCGCGCAAACTGAAGCCCGTCATGCAGCCCGGCAACTCCGTGCAGTTGGTCTGGCGAGCCCGGCTCTCCGAACATCTGGGCTCTTTCGCCGTCGAACCCGCGCGTGCCCGCGCAGGTGCATTGATGGAAAATCGCGAGGCACTGATTGGGCTTAACGCCTTTTCTTCGCTCGCCAGCGCAACCCTTCCTGAACGCGCGCCGTATTACGATCCGGTATTTGTCGCTGCCAACATTCTCCTTGATGCCATGATGGAAGACGGCATCGCACATTGGGGCGCGCTCTATGTCCGCTGGGAGGCGGGCCTCCTGGAAACCCTCGGCTTCGGCCTCGATCTGAAATCCTGCGCCGCCACGGGTGAGACCGAGAACCTGATCTATGTTTCTCCCAAATCCGGTCGGGCGGTCTCGGAGGCGGCAGGGGCACCTTATAAGGGCAGGCTCTTTGTTCTGCCGCCGTTCCTGAGCGATCCCGCGGCTCAGATTTCACTTGAGGATATCTCTGTGGGTCTCGCGCTTACCGGGCATTTCCTTCTCGAACGCGCGCTCCGCCCCAACGGCAAGCAAATGCCCCAAGCCCGCCTGCGCCTGGAAGCACTCGCGGCAGAGACCGGACGCGAATCGAAGTAG
- the era gene encoding GTPase Era, protein MTRCGFTAIIGAPNAGKSTLVNALVGSKVAIVSPKVQTTRSNVRGVAMRGDTQLVFVDTPGIFKPRRRLDRAMVAAAWSGAGDADAVVHLVDAHDLHEKPNGHAASDTESIIKGLQESGRKAALALNKIDAMKREDLLPLVQKLNETGVYEQVFMISALKGDGLEDLATWCGSKMPEGPFLYSPDQAADIPSRLLAAEITREKIYLRLHEELPYATAVETEKWEERQDGSVKIDQIIYVQRDGQKGIVLGKNGKTVKDIGAASRKELEQIFERRVHLFLFVKVREDWADKREHYREIGLEFPEE, encoded by the coding sequence ATGACCCGTTGCGGCTTCACGGCCATTATCGGCGCCCCGAATGCCGGCAAATCCACCCTGGTGAACGCCCTGGTGGGTTCCAAAGTCGCCATCGTCAGCCCCAAGGTGCAGACCACCCGCAGCAATGTCCGCGGCGTCGCCATGCGCGGCGATACCCAGCTCGTCTTCGTGGACACGCCTGGCATCTTCAAGCCGCGCCGCCGCCTCGACCGCGCCATGGTCGCGGCTGCCTGGAGCGGGGCAGGCGATGCCGATGCCGTGGTGCATCTCGTCGACGCCCATGACCTGCATGAAAAGCCGAATGGCCATGCCGCCTCCGACACCGAAAGCATCATCAAGGGGCTGCAGGAGAGCGGGCGCAAGGCCGCCCTGGCACTCAACAAGATCGACGCCATGAAGCGCGAGGATCTGCTGCCGCTGGTCCAGAAGCTGAACGAGACCGGCGTCTACGAGCAGGTGTTTATGATCTCCGCCCTCAAGGGCGATGGCCTCGAAGACCTCGCCACGTGGTGCGGGTCGAAGATGCCGGAAGGCCCCTTCCTCTATTCGCCGGATCAGGCCGCCGACATTCCCTCGCGCCTCTTGGCTGCCGAGATCACGCGCGAAAAAATCTATCTGCGCCTGCATGAAGAGCTTCCCTATGCCACCGCGGTGGAGACCGAGAAGTGGGAAGAACGCCAAGACGGCTCGGTGAAAATCGATCAGATCATCTATGTCCAGCGCGACGGCCAGAAGGGCATCGTGCTTGGCAAAAATGGCAAGACCGTCAAAGACATCGGGGCCGCTTCTCGCAAAGAGCTTGAACAGATTTTTGAGCGCCGGGTGCACCTTTTCCTGTTTGTGAAAGTGCGTGAAGACTGGGCCGATAAGCGCGAGCACTACCGCGAAATCGGGCTTGAGTTTCCGGAGGAGTGA
- the rnc gene encoding ribonuclease III — protein MSSPSGIGRGPSASPASSARSTEALAGLEERLGHTFKDKHLLRRALTHASASGSGSNERLEFLGDRVLGLIAAEKLHEIYPKDNEGDLALKFNHLVRAEACAAAAEASGIADHLILARSEQGSGGRRKIAITSGATEAVIAALYLDGGVDAAKRFIERYWVETFASLTEEMRDAKTRLQEWAQSRGAKSGAPVYKVVGREGPDHAPVFSVEVAVIGKEPQTGTGTSKREAEQDAARKMLISVGKAV, from the coding sequence GTGTCTTCACCTTCTGGCATTGGCCGCGGGCCGTCCGCTTCGCCCGCCTCTTCCGCGCGATCGACTGAGGCGCTGGCTGGGCTCGAAGAGCGGCTGGGGCATACTTTCAAGGACAAGCATCTTCTGAGGCGGGCGCTGACCCATGCCTCCGCCTCTGGCTCGGGCTCCAATGAGCGCCTGGAATTTTTGGGCGACCGCGTCCTGGGGTTGATCGCCGCCGAGAAGCTGCATGAGATTTACCCCAAGGATAACGAAGGCGATCTAGCGCTGAAGTTCAACCATCTCGTGCGGGCGGAAGCCTGCGCCGCAGCCGCTGAAGCTTCGGGGATTGCCGACCATCTCATTCTGGCGCGCTCCGAGCAGGGCAGCGGCGGGCGGCGCAAGATCGCCATCACCTCCGGCGCCACCGAGGCGGTGATCGCCGCCCTCTATCTTGATGGCGGGGTGGATGCCGCCAAGCGCTTCATCGAGCGCTATTGGGTCGAGACCTTCGCCAGCCTTACCGAGGAGATGCGGGACGCCAAGACCCGGCTTCAGGAATGGGCCCAGAGCAGGGGCGCCAAATCGGGCGCGCCGGTCTATAAGGTGGTTGGCCGGGAAGGGCCTGACCATGCCCCGGTCTTCTCGGTGGAAGTCGCGGTGATCGGCAAGGAGCCTCAAACCGGCACTGGCACCTCCAAACGCGAGGCCGAGCAGGACGCCGCCCGTAAAATGCTTATCAGTGTAGGTAAAGCGGTATGA
- the lepB gene encoding signal peptidase I, with protein sequence MGGQQTSSGEGRAEAAPVESWWDILKVLALALLIALTERTLLYQPYNIPSGSMEETLLVGDFLLVEKFAYGYSRYALPWGRLLPSFKPLFARAPERGDVVVFALPSDPSRDFIKRVIGLPGDRVQMRHGVLYLNDKPVPKLRVADYIEDENGYIHHVARYRETLPGGKSYLVLDRESDGPSDTTAVYTVPAGQYFMLGDNRDDSDDSRGIVGYVPAENLIGKAELKFFSIDERKTGVFTFWHWPRAVRFARLFRAID encoded by the coding sequence ATGGGCGGGCAACAGACATCTTCGGGCGAGGGCAGGGCAGAGGCGGCGCCCGTGGAATCCTGGTGGGATATCCTGAAGGTACTCGCGTTGGCGCTGCTCATCGCGCTCACGGAAAGAACACTGCTCTATCAGCCCTACAACATCCCTTCCGGCTCAATGGAGGAGACGCTGCTCGTCGGCGACTTCCTGCTGGTCGAGAAATTCGCCTATGGCTACAGCCGCTATGCGCTCCCCTGGGGTCGGCTCCTGCCGTCCTTCAAGCCGCTTTTTGCACGTGCGCCGGAACGCGGTGACGTCGTGGTCTTCGCGCTGCCTTCAGATCCGTCACGGGATTTTATCAAACGCGTCATCGGCCTGCCCGGAGATCGGGTGCAGATGCGTCATGGTGTGCTCTACCTCAATGACAAGCCCGTGCCGAAGCTCCGCGTGGCCGATTACATCGAGGACGAGAACGGCTATATTCACCATGTCGCGCGCTACCGCGAGACGCTGCCGGGCGGCAAATCCTATCTCGTGCTAGATCGAGAGAGCGATGGCCCCAGCGACACGACTGCGGTGTACACCGTGCCTGCCGGGCAGTATTTCATGCTTGGTGACAACCGGGACGATTCGGACGACAGCCGCGGCATTGTCGGCTATGTTCCGGCTGAAAACCTTATCGGCAAAGCCGAACTCAAATTCTTCTCCATTGATGAGCGAAAAACCGGTGTCTTCACCTTCTGGCATTGGCCGCGGGCCGTCCGCTTCGCCCGCCTCTTCCGCGCGATCGACTGA
- the acpS gene encoding holo-ACP synthase, whose translation MILGIGNDLIDIRRVEESIAKYGERFLNRIFTDVERAKSDRRANRPPSYAKRFAAKEATAKALGTGINRGVYWRDMGVVNLPGGKPTMQLTGGALKRLEEITPPGMVAQIDLTITDDFPLAQAIVIISANPA comes from the coding sequence ATGATCCTCGGTATTGGCAACGACCTCATCGACATCCGCCGGGTGGAAGAGTCCATCGCCAAATATGGCGAGCGGTTTCTCAATCGCATCTTCACCGATGTCGAACGCGCCAAATCCGACCGCCGCGCCAATCGGCCCCCGAGCTATGCCAAGCGTTTTGCCGCCAAGGAGGCGACGGCCAAGGCGCTCGGCACCGGCATCAACCGGGGCGTCTATTGGCGCGATATGGGGGTTGTGAATCTTCCTGGCGGCAAGCCGACCATGCAGCTTACCGGCGGCGCCTTGAAACGGTTGGAAGAAATCACCCCACCGGGCATGGTGGCGCAAATCGATCTTACCATCACTGACGATTTCCCGCTCGCCCAGGCCATCGTGATCATCTCGGCCAACCCGGCCTAA
- a CDS encoding pyridoxine 5'-phosphate synthase yields the protein MNKLRLGVNIDHVATVRQARGGSHPSPLRAAMMAAAAGADGITAHLREDRRHISDHDIEALRLELRIPLNLEMAATEEMKRIALEHLPHACCIVPENRQERTTEGGIDAVGQFDRLKPIVTELVEAGIRVSMFIEPDKAQLEASRKLGAPVVELHTGAYSEAKGAEQQRLLKKCEEAAAFGASLGLEIHAGHGLSYENVQPIAAIPQIKELNIGHYLIGEAIFVGLEGSIRRMRQLMDEARGK from the coding sequence ATGAACAAACTTCGTCTTGGTGTGAACATCGATCATGTGGCGACCGTGCGTCAGGCGCGCGGCGGCTCGCATCCGAGCCCTCTTCGGGCGGCGATGATGGCGGCAGCGGCGGGCGCGGATGGTATTACGGCGCACCTTCGCGAAGATCGCCGCCATATCTCCGATCACGACATCGAGGCTTTGCGTCTTGAGCTGCGTATTCCGCTCAACCTCGAAATGGCCGCGACCGAGGAGATGAAAAGGATCGCGCTCGAGCATCTGCCGCATGCCTGCTGCATCGTGCCGGAGAACCGTCAGGAGCGCACCACCGAGGGCGGCATCGATGCCGTCGGCCAGTTCGACCGCTTGAAGCCTATCGTGACCGAGCTGGTCGAGGCGGGCATCCGCGTCTCCATGTTCATCGAGCCCGATAAGGCCCAGCTTGAAGCTTCGCGCAAGCTTGGCGCGCCGGTGGTGGAGCTGCATACCGGCGCCTATAGCGAAGCCAAGGGTGCTGAGCAGCAGCGCCTTCTGAAGAAATGCGAGGAAGCCGCCGCTTTTGGCGCTTCGCTCGGCCTCGAAATTCACGCGGGTCACGGGCTTTCCTACGAAAACGTTCAGCCCATCGCCGCCATCCCGCAAATCAAGGAACTCAACATCGGCCATTACCTGATCGGCGAAGCGATCTTCGTCGGCCTCGAAGGCTCCATCCGCCGCATGCGCCAATTGATGGACGAGGCACGGGGGAAATAG